A genome region from Macrotis lagotis isolate mMagLag1 chromosome 4, bilby.v1.9.chrom.fasta, whole genome shotgun sequence includes the following:
- the LOC141520117 gene encoding olfactory receptor 6J1-like encodes MTLPMKNQTTTVTEFILLGFPISREMELLFFVLLLPTYLLTLLGNIFIICIVISYSRLYTPMYFFLCNLSILDILFTSVISPKVLANLVTGDKTISFAECITQCYFYFFLGTVEFLLLTCMSYDRYAAICNPLRYSTIMSPSLCIGLVLFSWVGGFLSVLFPTILISRLPFCGSNIINHFFCDSGPLLALACTDTTSIELMDFLLSSTVILISLILIGYSYTYIIMTILRIPSASGRKKAFNTCTSHLTIVGIAGGITVFIYVTPSQKETLEINKIPSVLSSVVAPFLNPFIYTLRNDTVCGIIREIWLGIRASLVKKRW; translated from the coding sequence ATGACTTTGCCCATGAAGAATCAGACCACCACAGTAACTGAGTTCATTCTGCTCGGTTTTCCCATCAGCAGAGAAATGGAACTGCTGTTCTTTGTGCTCCTTCTGCCCACATACTTGCTGACACTCCTGGGGAACATCTTCATCATCTGCATTGTTATATCCTACTCACGCCTCTACACACCTATGTACTTCTTCCTCTGCAATCTCTCCATCTTGGACATCCTCTTCACCTCTGTCATTTCTCCAAAGGTTCTGGCCAATTTGGTCACTGGGGATAAAACTATCTCTTTTGCTGAGTGTATCACCCAGTGCTATTTCTACTTCTTCCTGGGGACAGTGGAGTTTCTTCTACTGACCTGCATGTCCTATGACCGATATGCTGCCATTTGTAATCCACTGAGGTATAGCACCATCATGAGTCCTTCTTTGTGTATTGGACTGGTTCTTTTTTCATGGGTGGGTGGTTTCTTGTCTGTTCTTTTCCCCACCATACTCATTTCAAGGTTACCCTTCTGTGGCTCCAATATTATTAACCACTTTTTCTGTGACAGTGGGCCTCTATTGGCCCTTGCCTGCACAGACACGACATCTATTGAGCTGATGGATTTTCTGTTGTCATCCACTGTCATCCTCATCTCCTTAATTCTCATTGGTTACTCCTATACCTACATAATCATGACCATTTTACGCATCCCATCAGCCAGTGGGAGGAAAAAGGCATTTAATACCTGTACATCTCACTTGACCATTGTTGGGATTGCTGGTGGCATCACAGTCTTTATCTATGTAACTCCCTCCCAGAAAGAAACTTTGGAGATCAACAAAATACCCTCAGTATTGAGCAGTGTGGTGGCACCTTTCCTCAACCCTTTCATTTATACCCTACGCAATGACACTGTATGTGGGATAATCAGAGAAATTTGGCTTGGTATCAGAGCTTCATTAGTCAAGAAAAGATGGTAA